Proteins from a genomic interval of Oryctolagus cuniculus chromosome 8, mOryCun1.1, whole genome shotgun sequence:
- the CXCL13 gene encoding C-X-C motif chemokine 13: MRLTLASLLFTLLVSSLSPAQGVLEAYNTDLKCECVQETANYIPIRFIDRLQIVPPGNGCPKREVIVWLKTKIAVCVKPHAKWLQKLIQILQKKTMLSTPPAPVI; encoded by the exons ATGAGGCTCACCTTGGCATCTCTGCTGTTCACCCTGCTGGTCAGCAGCCTCTCTCCAGCCCAAG GTGTCCTGGAGGCCTACAACACAGACTTGAAGTGTGAGTGTGTTCAAGAGACTGCGAACTACATCCCCATACGCTTCATCGATCGGCTCCAAATTGTGCCCCCTGGCAATGGCTGCCCAAAGAGAGAAGTCAT AGTGTGGCTGAAGACGAAGATAGCTGTATGTGTGAAACCTCATGCCAAATGGCTCCAAAAACTCATACAGATACTGCAGAA AAAAACTATGCTTTCAACTCCACCAGCTCCAGTGATTTAG